One genomic segment of Linepithema humile isolate Giens D197 chromosome 5, Lhum_UNIL_v1.0, whole genome shotgun sequence includes these proteins:
- the LOC136996872 gene encoding uncharacterized protein isoform X1: MKEYVIIHDSSNKKKVYPSLWITEDLKHVRIPPEGSVNLKQSKIDKIIPKNDWEKIPILKIIKENDSYIEATEFLNIDGISELSDANDAIKLKTSRAKRKSKSMKDYVQEPLTKKSKVDKTSASKSFKDTDKSDENVNQKNSYVPPTLNVNNMTRESKTQCDKIDFSIDHDDSDEYNSREHSDDNSITSGEIEMELPRYKSSDVNSSYNKLLTASDKRSLASTIESGPSIDSDDGMSGQKILQKPESVESKIVEPTNSQLLEVLRNISKKQTKLLKNLHQLSLKQENTDKLIKSLKVSNEMRATSNTPISSVTQQKLCEEYFPIGDPNKTIQKLEQKLMRKNFTLNVIDYMKSIGGNNEGNFISNIFQRIILDSALKNYSFVGQKINQETKIKNESFKELSFCKCMFEAAKQLFPAITEEAIKKKYLVIWTQNKLV, encoded by the exons ATGAAGGAGTATGTTATTATTCACGATTCttctaataaaaagaaagtgtATCCTTCTTTGTGGATTACAGAGGATTTGAAACATGTTCGAATTCCTCCAGAAGGatctgtaaatttaaaacaatctaaaaTAGATAAGATTATCCCTAAAAATGATTGGGAAAAAATTcccatattaaaaattatcaaagaaaatg atAGTTACATAGAAGCTActgaatttttgaatattgatgGTATTTCTGAGTTAAGTGATGCaaatgatgcaataaaattaaaaacaagtaGAGCTAAAAGAAAGAGTAAATCTATGAAAGATTATGTACAAGAACCattgacaaaaaaaagtaagGTCGATAAAACATCTGCATCAAAATCTTTCAAAGATACTGATAAAAGTGATGAAAATGTAAATCAGAAAAACTCATACGTACCACCTACACTTAACGTAAACAATATGACAAGAGAAAGTAAGACGCAATGTGATAAAATTGACTTTAGTATTGATCATGATGATAGTGATGAGTATAACTCACGCGAACATTCTGATGATAACAGCATTACTTCAGGTGAGATCGAAATGGAATTGCCAAGATACAAATCATCAGATGTTAATTCATCGtacaataaattacttacGGCGTCTGATAAAAGAAGTCTCGCAAGTACTATAGAAT ctgGTCCATCCATTGATTCGGATGATGGAATGTCGggtcaaaaaattttacaaaagccTGAAAGTGTAGAGTCAAAAATTGTTGAACCTACTAATTCACAGTTATTAGAAGTATTACGTAATATAtcaa aaaagcaaacaaaactattaaaaaatctacatCAGTTGTCGTTGAAACAAGAAAACActgacaaattaataaaatcacttAAGGTGTCAAATGAAATGAGAGCTACGTCAAATACTCCAATTTCTTCAGTTACACAGCAAAAATTATGTGAGGAATATTTTCCTATTGGTGATCCTAACAAGACCATACAAAAACTAGAGCAAAAATTGATGCGTAAGAATTTCACTTTAAATGTG ATTGATTATATGAAAAGTATTGGAGGAAATAATGAGggtaattttattagcaaCATTTTCCAAAGAATCATACTAGATAGtgcgttaaaaaattacagctTTGTTGGTCAAAAGATTAATCAGGaaactaaaataaagaatgaaagTTTTAAGGAGTTATCTTTTTGTAAATGCATGTTTG aggCAGCTAAACAATTATTTCCGGCAATCACTGAAGAagccataaaaaaaaaatatctagttATCTGGACTCAAAACAAACTCGTTTGA
- the LOC136996872 gene encoding uncharacterized protein isoform X2, translating to MKEYVIIHDSSNKKKVYPSLWITEDLKHVRIPPEGSVNLKQSKIDKIIPKNDWEKIPILKIIKENDSYIEATEFLNIDGISELSDANDAIKLKTSRAKRKSKSMKDYVQEPLTKKSKVDKTSASKSFKDTDKSDENVNQKNSYVPPTLNVNNMTRESEIEMELPRYKSSDVNSSYNKLLTASDKRSLASTIESGPSIDSDDGMSGQKILQKPESVESKIVEPTNSQLLEVLRNISKKQTKLLKNLHQLSLKQENTDKLIKSLKVSNEMRATSNTPISSVTQQKLCEEYFPIGDPNKTIQKLEQKLMRKNFTLNVIDYMKSIGGNNEGNFISNIFQRIILDSALKNYSFVGQKINQETKIKNESFKELSFCKCMFEAAKQLFPAITEEAIKKKYLVIWTQNKLV from the exons ATGAAGGAGTATGTTATTATTCACGATTCttctaataaaaagaaagtgtATCCTTCTTTGTGGATTACAGAGGATTTGAAACATGTTCGAATTCCTCCAGAAGGatctgtaaatttaaaacaatctaaaaTAGATAAGATTATCCCTAAAAATGATTGGGAAAAAATTcccatattaaaaattatcaaagaaaatg atAGTTACATAGAAGCTActgaatttttgaatattgatgGTATTTCTGAGTTAAGTGATGCaaatgatgcaataaaattaaaaacaagtaGAGCTAAAAGAAAGAGTAAATCTATGAAAGATTATGTACAAGAACCattgacaaaaaaaagtaagGTCGATAAAACATCTGCATCAAAATCTTTCAAAGATACTGATAAAAGTGATGAAAATGTAAATCAGAAAAACTCATACGTACCACCTACACTTAACGTAAACAATATGACAAGAGAAA GTGAGATCGAAATGGAATTGCCAAGATACAAATCATCAGATGTTAATTCATCGtacaataaattacttacGGCGTCTGATAAAAGAAGTCTCGCAAGTACTATAGAAT ctgGTCCATCCATTGATTCGGATGATGGAATGTCGggtcaaaaaattttacaaaagccTGAAAGTGTAGAGTCAAAAATTGTTGAACCTACTAATTCACAGTTATTAGAAGTATTACGTAATATAtcaa aaaagcaaacaaaactattaaaaaatctacatCAGTTGTCGTTGAAACAAGAAAACActgacaaattaataaaatcacttAAGGTGTCAAATGAAATGAGAGCTACGTCAAATACTCCAATTTCTTCAGTTACACAGCAAAAATTATGTGAGGAATATTTTCCTATTGGTGATCCTAACAAGACCATACAAAAACTAGAGCAAAAATTGATGCGTAAGAATTTCACTTTAAATGTG ATTGATTATATGAAAAGTATTGGAGGAAATAATGAGggtaattttattagcaaCATTTTCCAAAGAATCATACTAGATAGtgcgttaaaaaattacagctTTGTTGGTCAAAAGATTAATCAGGaaactaaaataaagaatgaaagTTTTAAGGAGTTATCTTTTTGTAAATGCATGTTTG aggCAGCTAAACAATTATTTCCGGCAATCACTGAAGAagccataaaaaaaaaatatctagttATCTGGACTCAAAACAAACTCGTTTGA
- the LOC136996872 gene encoding uncharacterized protein isoform X3 produces MELPRYKSSDVNSSYNKLLTASDKRSLASTIESGPSIDSDDGMSGQKILQKPESVESKIVEPTNSQLLEVLRNISKKQTKLLKNLHQLSLKQENTDKLIKSLKVSNEMRATSNTPISSVTQQKLCEEYFPIGDPNKTIQKLEQKLMRKNFTLNVIDYMKSIGGNNEGNFISNIFQRIILDSALKNYSFVGQKINQETKIKNESFKELSFCKCMFEAAKQLFPAITEEAIKKKYLVIWTQNKLV; encoded by the exons ATGGAATTGCCAAGATACAAATCATCAGATGTTAATTCATCGtacaataaattacttacGGCGTCTGATAAAAGAAGTCTCGCAAGTACTATAGAAT ctgGTCCATCCATTGATTCGGATGATGGAATGTCGggtcaaaaaattttacaaaagccTGAAAGTGTAGAGTCAAAAATTGTTGAACCTACTAATTCACAGTTATTAGAAGTATTACGTAATATAtcaa aaaagcaaacaaaactattaaaaaatctacatCAGTTGTCGTTGAAACAAGAAAACActgacaaattaataaaatcacttAAGGTGTCAAATGAAATGAGAGCTACGTCAAATACTCCAATTTCTTCAGTTACACAGCAAAAATTATGTGAGGAATATTTTCCTATTGGTGATCCTAACAAGACCATACAAAAACTAGAGCAAAAATTGATGCGTAAGAATTTCACTTTAAATGTG ATTGATTATATGAAAAGTATTGGAGGAAATAATGAGggtaattttattagcaaCATTTTCCAAAGAATCATACTAGATAGtgcgttaaaaaattacagctTTGTTGGTCAAAAGATTAATCAGGaaactaaaataaagaatgaaagTTTTAAGGAGTTATCTTTTTGTAAATGCATGTTTG aggCAGCTAAACAATTATTTCCGGCAATCACTGAAGAagccataaaaaaaaaatatctagttATCTGGACTCAAAACAAACTCGTTTGA